In Horticoccus luteus, the following proteins share a genomic window:
- a CDS encoding type II toxin-antitoxin system RelE/ParE family toxin, translated as MIQSFADHDTEQLFREEKNRRFSAIARVALRKLFQMNRAGVLQDLAVPPRNRLEALKGDRAGLHAIRINDQWRLVFRWTENGPAEVAIVDYH; from the coding sequence ATGATTCAGTCCTTCGCCGACCACGACACCGAACAGCTTTTCCGCGAGGAAAAGAACCGGCGTTTCTCGGCGATTGCCCGGGTTGCCCTGCGGAAACTTTTTCAGATGAACCGGGCCGGAGTGCTCCAAGACCTCGCCGTGCCGCCCCGCAACCGGCTCGAAGCCCTCAAAGGTGATCGGGCCGGATTACACGCCATCCGGATCAACGACCAGTGGCGCCTGGTTTTCCGTTGGACGGAGAATGGCCCGGCCGAGGTGGCTATCGTAGATTACCATTGA
- a CDS encoding PEP-CTERM sorting domain-containing protein: protein MITPRVTLLQSAKAFIAKSAKVAAVIAPLAVAVLPTEAEAQVTFGPVTSTSASALLPSGGGGVTNYTASSWFTKSASPETGFAGQQFGANYIITDLPETGYGLMATIGFQASSGSSGSLATDGAHVPFAYQFSLTSSPGIANASWWIDVTLLGEGGYNTTITAASGFFDAETFSGVSDLVTTPEWGDGPSSFALSPAGYSVQLHLQFSAIAPTDSISVSMGNSEGFALGSSSLTAVPEPSTYALLVGALVMGYAAYRRRRAA, encoded by the coding sequence ATGATTACTCCCCGCGTCACCCTGCTTCAGTCTGCGAAGGCCTTTATTGCGAAGTCAGCTAAAGTGGCGGCCGTGATCGCCCCGCTCGCGGTCGCAGTCCTGCCGACCGAGGCCGAAGCGCAGGTGACGTTCGGACCGGTGACATCCACGAGCGCTTCGGCTCTCCTCCCATCGGGTGGCGGCGGCGTGACCAACTACACGGCTTCGAGCTGGTTCACCAAATCAGCCTCTCCGGAGACCGGTTTTGCGGGCCAGCAGTTCGGGGCAAACTACATCATCACCGATTTGCCAGAGACTGGTTACGGACTCATGGCGACGATCGGATTCCAAGCCAGCTCCGGCAGCTCCGGGTCACTGGCGACCGATGGCGCGCACGTGCCTTTCGCTTACCAATTCTCCCTTACTTCCAGTCCGGGCATCGCAAACGCGTCCTGGTGGATCGATGTCACACTGCTCGGCGAGGGCGGTTACAATACGACGATCACGGCTGCATCCGGCTTTTTCGACGCGGAGACATTTTCGGGCGTGAGCGACCTCGTCACCACTCCCGAATGGGGCGATGGTCCATCTTCGTTCGCCCTCAGCCCCGCGGGCTATTCCGTGCAGCTCCACCTCCAATTCAGCGCCATCGCGCCAACCGATTCGATTTCCGTGAGCATGGGTAACTCGGAGGGTTTTGCGCTCGGCTCGAGCTCGCTGACCGCCGTGCCGGAACCGTCGACTTACGCCTTGCTGGTCGGCGCGCTCGTCATGGGCTACGCCGCCTATCGCCGTCGCCGGGCTGCCTGA
- a CDS encoding HigA family addiction module antitoxin, translated as MNPPITPGEILLEEYLTPMGISQNAMARAIGVSPRAINEIVLGHRSITPVMSIRFGAFFGQTPEFWHGLQVECDFRALGKKQKKLTAKIRPAQSLGHAA; from the coding sequence ATGAACCCGCCCATCACACCCGGTGAAATCCTGCTGGAGGAATACCTCACTCCGATGGGAATCTCTCAAAACGCCATGGCCCGTGCCATCGGGGTGTCACCGCGCGCGATCAACGAAATCGTGCTTGGCCACCGCTCAATCACTCCCGTCATGTCCATCCGCTTCGGCGCTTTCTTCGGCCAGACACCCGAGTTCTGGCACGGACTACAAGTCGAGTGTGATTTTCGCGCCTTGGGCAAAAAGCAGAAAAAGCTCACCGCTAAAATCCGCCCTGCCCAAAGCCTCGGCCACGCCGCGTAA
- a CDS encoding cytochrome P450, with amino-acid sequence MPVSSPVPLRYDPQSWGFYRDPFSVYAALRAHAPVHREPLLDGELVCSTHADVKAILRDPAFIPCDLAASVSIHAGPGNTHLPAIQSALDATVLLQSGQGHQLARRDFARVLGQRTMRESGALAERLVTELFADARARGGFDLVKDFADLLPFHFMAEFLGVPRTDVPFLMDCCERVVVALFRRHCSRTEYVQLNSQIALALDHLESLFRERRTRPREDGLTRMLRQEDGEATVSDRHLAARVYFIFMVGVETTVTFLGSSLLALLENPEETARWRQGDVGAETAVEELLRYTSPVQATLRVATAEREIRGVHVPPGQRVCALLASANRGNGAHRDPTRRLAPSSANHS; translated from the coding sequence ATGCCCGTTTCGTCGCCGGTTCCGCTGCGCTACGATCCCCAGTCCTGGGGCTTTTATCGCGATCCTTTTTCGGTCTACGCCGCACTGCGCGCCCACGCCCCGGTGCACCGCGAACCGCTCCTCGATGGCGAACTCGTCTGTTCCACCCATGCGGACGTGAAGGCGATCCTGCGCGATCCGGCGTTCATCCCTTGCGACCTGGCCGCGTCCGTCTCGATCCATGCCGGCCCGGGCAATACTCACCTGCCGGCGATCCAATCCGCCCTCGACGCCACGGTGCTTCTGCAGAGCGGCCAAGGGCATCAATTGGCGCGCCGTGATTTTGCGCGGGTGCTGGGCCAGCGCACGATGCGCGAATCCGGCGCACTCGCCGAGCGCCTGGTCACCGAGTTGTTCGCCGATGCGCGCGCGCGCGGCGGCTTCGATCTCGTAAAGGATTTCGCCGATCTGCTTCCCTTCCACTTCATGGCCGAATTCCTCGGGGTCCCGCGAACGGACGTGCCGTTTCTGATGGACTGCTGCGAGCGCGTGGTGGTCGCCCTGTTCCGTCGCCATTGTTCGCGCACCGAATACGTCCAGCTCAACTCGCAGATCGCCTTGGCCCTCGACCATCTTGAGTCGCTCTTTCGCGAGCGCCGGACGCGGCCACGCGAAGACGGACTCACCCGCATGCTTCGCCAGGAAGACGGCGAGGCGACGGTTTCCGATCGGCACCTCGCCGCACGAGTTTATTTCATCTTCATGGTCGGCGTGGAGACCACGGTGACGTTTCTTGGCAGCTCTTTGCTCGCGCTACTGGAAAACCCGGAGGAGACCGCGCGCTGGCGGCAGGGTGACGTCGGGGCGGAGACCGCGGTGGAGGAGCTGCTGCGTTACACCAGCCCGGTGCAGGCGACGTTACGCGTGGCCACGGCCGAGAGAGAGATTCGCGGAGTGCACGTGCCTCCCGGTCAGCGCGTCTGCGCTCTCCTCGCCTCTGCCAATCGCGGAAACGGCGCGCACCGCGATCCAACTCGGCGACTTGCGCCCTCATCCGCGAATCATTCTTGA
- a CDS encoding dihydrofolate reductase family protein, which produces MSTSSRRPKLRVNCFSVSLDGYGAGPRQDLSNPLGVGGMALPEWFFPTRTFQTTVLGAADGARGIDDDFAVRGMAGLGAWILGRNMFGPIRGEWPDDQWKGWWGETPPYHVPVFVLTHHPRAPLVMAGGTTFHFVTGGIHEALLRAREAAQDKDVRVGGGVATVRQYLQAGLVDELHLAISPVLLGEGENLFAGLDLPKLGYERTEHVPSASATHVVFTKRAT; this is translated from the coding sequence ATGAGCACCTCATCCCGGCGGCCCAAGCTTCGCGTCAACTGTTTCAGCGTCTCCCTTGACGGCTACGGCGCCGGGCCGCGGCAGGATCTCTCGAATCCGCTCGGGGTGGGCGGCATGGCGTTGCCGGAATGGTTTTTCCCGACGCGCACGTTTCAGACGACGGTCCTGGGCGCTGCGGACGGGGCGAGGGGCATTGATGATGATTTTGCCGTGCGCGGCATGGCTGGACTCGGCGCGTGGATTCTCGGCCGCAACATGTTTGGCCCCATCCGTGGCGAGTGGCCCGACGACCAATGGAAAGGGTGGTGGGGCGAAACGCCTCCCTACCATGTGCCCGTGTTTGTGCTCACGCATCATCCGCGCGCTCCGCTCGTGATGGCGGGCGGCACTACGTTTCACTTTGTGACTGGGGGGATCCACGAGGCGTTGCTGCGCGCGCGCGAAGCAGCACAGGACAAGGATGTTCGCGTCGGTGGCGGCGTCGCGACCGTGCGACAATATCTGCAAGCCGGATTGGTCGACGAACTACATCTGGCGATCTCGCCGGTCCTTCTCGGCGAAGGTGAGAATCTGTTTGCGGGTCTCGATCTGCCCAAGCTCGGCTACGAACGCACCGAGCACGTGCCTTCGGCCAGCGCGACACACGTAGTCTTCACGAAACGCGCAACGTAG
- a CDS encoding glycosyltransferase translates to MPRLLLLLPQLPHDPASGAARSLRTACEFLADAGWSVRALATTATEAAGGDGRTLLAQQGIVSEEHAPNRAIYRHDRPVLTFTDRHGIHTALLDTGRLAVSAWPERHGSQFNRLYARELADFRPDIVFAFGGQPGDVERYRRASAAGVKVVFGLRNHGYYEARWLAELDAVLTCSEFVSARYRERLGLESVALPPPLAARDVIAAEREPIFFVAVNPSVEKGAFFLARLAEEVALRRPDLPMLFIESRGSAGALVRAGLAGGFDLRRHESLMFTPATATPAEIFRGARVLLAPSVWEEPFGRVAAEALVNSVPPIVSDRGGLPEAANGGGFVVPLPADLTLETRTPVGPAAVAPWVEFIEKLADDDAFYAAASSRARAAGESYRPQNLAPRYVEFFERVLASPA, encoded by the coding sequence ATGCCGCGGCTTTTGCTGCTGCTGCCGCAATTGCCGCACGACCCCGCCAGTGGCGCGGCTCGCTCCCTGCGCACTGCGTGCGAGTTTCTCGCCGATGCCGGCTGGTCCGTCCGCGCGCTCGCGACCACTGCGACGGAGGCCGCCGGCGGCGATGGACGCACACTGCTCGCGCAACAGGGCATCGTGTCGGAAGAACACGCGCCGAATCGCGCGATCTACCGCCATGATCGTCCCGTCCTGACGTTCACCGACCGGCATGGCATTCACACGGCGCTGCTCGATACCGGGCGCCTCGCTGTTTCCGCCTGGCCAGAGCGTCACGGTTCGCAGTTCAACCGACTTTACGCCCGCGAACTTGCGGACTTTCGTCCGGACATCGTCTTCGCCTTCGGGGGACAACCGGGCGACGTCGAACGTTACCGCCGCGCGTCGGCCGCGGGCGTCAAAGTCGTCTTCGGCCTGCGCAACCACGGCTATTACGAGGCGCGCTGGCTCGCCGAATTGGACGCCGTCCTGACGTGCAGCGAGTTTGTCTCCGCGCGCTACCGCGAGCGGCTCGGGCTGGAGAGCGTCGCGCTGCCCCCGCCGCTCGCCGCCCGCGATGTCATCGCAGCGGAGCGCGAACCCATATTCTTCGTGGCCGTGAACCCGTCGGTGGAAAAGGGGGCGTTTTTCCTCGCGCGACTCGCGGAGGAGGTCGCATTGCGCCGCCCCGACTTGCCGATGCTCTTCATCGAATCGCGCGGTTCCGCTGGCGCGCTAGTTCGCGCGGGGTTGGCGGGGGGCTTCGACTTGCGCCGGCACGAGTCGCTGATGTTCACGCCTGCCACGGCGACGCCGGCGGAGATTTTTCGCGGCGCCCGCGTGTTGCTCGCGCCTTCCGTGTGGGAGGAACCGTTCGGCCGCGTCGCCGCCGAAGCGCTTGTCAATAGCGTGCCGCCGATCGTGAGCGATCGAGGCGGCCTGCCCGAAGCGGCCAACGGCGGCGGTTTCGTGGTGCCACTTCCGGCTGATTTGACGCTGGAAACGCGCACGCCGGTCGGCCCGGCCGCCGTCGCCCCCTGGGTGGAATTCATCGAAAAGCTGGCCGACGACGACGCCTTCTACGCCGCGGCCAGCAGCCGGGCGCGAGCCGCCGGAGAAAGTTACCGCCCGCAGAACCTCGCGCCGCGGTATGTAGAATTTTTCGAGCGGGTGTTAGCTTCGCCCGCATGA
- a CDS encoding tetratricopeptide repeat protein, which produces MLGATAWSQSQAEREGMRLVQEAQSTGDTTQALRLLDAMVQDSPALASAYSQRARARWAAGDKPGAIEDLGRVIQLNPELKSTYALRARWRRDNGDYVGAIEDAGKAGEFPENVETRGEARLALGRYQEALEDFKYLRSGRFGPYTRARYPQAVCLMALGETAEAVQWFKADYDDGGRIDARACMNLGYCLLGQYADAEKDLSAWVAAGAAKTVDESDYDRAVRESLRESVDNAQYLLGVVRFAQEDFDGAAAAMAKVPATSSFHDYAQLWRYLAKLRGKRAEELAKAWADFRDPWAAQLGAFLRAEIDEKKLFAAAAESEDAAERRAREGEAAFYAAQKRIIAGDAMAATWLFEKAVATGSVESVEYTLAKIALRPKRTVSVNGSL; this is translated from the coding sequence ATGCTCGGCGCGACTGCGTGGTCGCAGTCGCAGGCGGAGCGCGAAGGGATGCGGCTGGTGCAGGAGGCGCAAAGCACGGGCGACACGACGCAGGCTTTGCGGCTTCTCGACGCGATGGTTCAGGACTCTCCAGCACTGGCGTCAGCCTACAGCCAGCGAGCCCGCGCGCGCTGGGCTGCCGGCGACAAACCCGGTGCGATTGAGGATCTCGGCCGAGTCATTCAGCTGAATCCCGAGTTGAAAAGCACCTATGCGCTCCGCGCGCGCTGGCGCAGGGACAACGGGGATTACGTCGGGGCGATCGAAGATGCAGGCAAGGCTGGCGAGTTTCCCGAGAACGTGGAGACGCGCGGTGAGGCGCGGCTGGCCCTCGGGCGTTATCAGGAGGCCTTGGAAGATTTTAAATATCTTCGCAGCGGCCGTTTTGGCCCTTACACGCGAGCCCGTTATCCGCAGGCGGTCTGCTTGATGGCGCTGGGCGAGACCGCGGAAGCGGTGCAATGGTTCAAGGCCGACTACGACGACGGCGGCCGCATCGACGCGCGTGCCTGCATGAACCTCGGTTATTGCCTGCTCGGGCAATATGCGGACGCCGAAAAGGATCTCTCGGCCTGGGTCGCGGCGGGTGCGGCGAAGACGGTGGACGAGTCGGACTACGACCGGGCCGTGCGGGAAAGTCTGCGCGAGAGCGTCGACAATGCCCAATACCTCTTGGGCGTGGTGCGTTTCGCGCAGGAAGATTTCGACGGGGCTGCGGCGGCCATGGCGAAAGTTCCGGCGACGAGTTCGTTCCACGACTACGCTCAACTATGGCGTTATCTCGCGAAGTTGCGCGGCAAACGCGCGGAAGAACTCGCCAAGGCGTGGGCGGATTTTCGCGATCCATGGGCCGCGCAGCTCGGTGCCTTTCTGCGTGCTGAGATCGATGAGAAAAAACTCTTTGCGGCCGCGGCCGAGTCTGAGGATGCCGCGGAGCGGCGCGCGCGAGAAGGTGAAGCGGCCTTTTATGCAGCGCAGAAGCGAATCATCGCGGGCGACGCCATGGCAGCGACGTGGCTTTTCGAAAAAGCGGTGGCGACGGGATCTGTGGAGTCGGTTGAATACACGCTGGCAAAGATCGCGCTGAGACCGAAGCGGACGGTCTCGGTCAATGGTTCACTGTAG
- a CDS encoding VOC family protein — protein MARVSTYFHFAGNAEEAFNFYKSVFQTEFLGPIKRFGDLPCQPGQPPCPPEQTQMVMNISLPILGGHVIMGNDAPASMGERIQGNNVTLLLEPDSRAELDRLFAALKEGGIVEYAPTEMPWGGYWGSVIDRYGNEWMLSCATM, from the coding sequence ATGGCTCGCGTCTCCACTTACTTTCACTTCGCCGGCAATGCCGAGGAAGCTTTCAACTTCTATAAATCCGTTTTCCAAACGGAATTCCTCGGCCCGATTAAACGCTTCGGCGATCTGCCGTGCCAACCGGGCCAGCCGCCTTGCCCACCGGAGCAAACCCAAATGGTCATGAACATCTCCCTGCCCATCCTGGGCGGCCACGTGATCATGGGCAACGACGCCCCGGCGTCGATGGGCGAGCGCATTCAAGGCAACAACGTCACGCTGCTCCTCGAACCCGACAGCCGCGCCGAGCTCGATCGCCTGTTCGCCGCGCTGAAGGAAGGAGGCATCGTCGAGTATGCGCCAACGGAAATGCCTTGGGGCGGATATTGGGGCAGCGTGATTGATCGCTACGGAAACGAGTGGATGTTGAGTTGCGCGACAATGTAA
- a CDS encoding DUF1398 family protein: MNIDLIQSTAARVLAGAASFPEVVHHLLAAGVETYHVDYVARRKTFYAGGSSEIVVTPIDFPELPEIAPDFDKNAVKAAIVASQRDGQSYHDFTRRVLVAGVQGYCAFLRGKRVIYFGRQGDLHTEWFPGAQAASRL; encoded by the coding sequence ATGAACATTGATCTTATCCAATCAACGGCGGCGCGCGTCCTGGCGGGTGCGGCTAGCTTTCCCGAAGTCGTGCACCACCTTCTCGCGGCCGGCGTCGAGACTTACCACGTGGACTACGTGGCGCGGCGAAAAACGTTTTACGCCGGCGGCAGTTCCGAGATCGTGGTGACTCCGATCGATTTCCCGGAACTGCCGGAGATCGCGCCCGACTTCGACAAAAATGCAGTGAAGGCGGCAATTGTTGCCAGCCAGCGCGACGGGCAGTCCTACCACGACTTCACGCGCCGCGTGCTGGTGGCGGGCGTGCAGGGATACTGCGCGTTTTTGCGCGGGAAACGCGTGATCTATTTCGGGCGCCAGGGGGATTTGCACACGGAGTGGTTTCCGGGAGCGCAAGCGGCGTCTCGCCTTTGA
- a CDS encoding DUF5069 domain-containing protein, which translates to MPHVPGLRSVYSKVGRLIYFGRMLDKIRLHAAGQLPADYVANLGTAQFYTLDGRCCRFLGINYDELRARTLTGGTDEELLAWAHAHGTFRTDEECHMWNRFILKLGWRDERTAVLPQRIHDSGLEGKPIETIIDHIEYDEGRDPVATRAWENI; encoded by the coding sequence ATGCCCCACGTTCCTGGTTTGCGCAGCGTCTACTCGAAAGTCGGCCGCCTGATATATTTCGGCCGCATGCTCGACAAAATCCGCCTGCATGCCGCTGGCCAGCTCCCCGCCGACTACGTCGCCAATCTCGGCACGGCACAGTTCTACACGCTCGATGGTCGCTGCTGCCGTTTCCTCGGCATCAACTACGACGAGCTGCGCGCCCGCACGCTCACCGGCGGCACCGACGAGGAATTGCTCGCGTGGGCTCATGCGCACGGCACGTTCCGCACCGACGAGGAGTGCCACATGTGGAATCGCTTCATCTTGAAGCTCGGCTGGCGCGACGAACGCACCGCCGTCCTGCCCCAGCGCATCCACGACAGCGGTCTCGAAGGCAAACCCATCGAGACCATCATCGACCACATCGAATACGACGAAGGCCGCGACCCCGTCGCCACTCGCGCCTGGGAAAACATCTGA
- a CDS encoding RNA polymerase sigma factor, translating into MPSSTPKLRPLLAADPQEAVWVAEAKAGNFEALDQLLRHHRPWVFNLALRMVWRRDVAEDATQEILIKAVTHLASFEGRSAFPTWLYRIAVNHLLNVRKSEMEESRMTFTDLERSLDACEDADLPDESLLPIGHALLVEEAKLGCVTAMLMCLDRRQRLAFVLGEIFGVTSDEGAAVMEVTAANFRQLLARARQDLYQFMQNKCGLVNTANPCRCTKKAGAFMRNGWLDAKERRFTAHRLASVRDAAPGRLEELQELQRAHAEIYRAAPFTDAPELLERVRRVLSAQA; encoded by the coding sequence ATGCCATCGTCCACGCCGAAGCTGCGTCCGCTTTTGGCGGCCGATCCGCAGGAGGCGGTGTGGGTGGCGGAAGCGAAGGCGGGAAACTTTGAAGCACTGGACCAACTCTTGCGGCACCACCGGCCTTGGGTGTTCAACCTCGCATTGCGGATGGTCTGGCGACGAGACGTGGCGGAAGATGCAACCCAGGAAATTCTGATCAAGGCGGTCACCCATCTCGCCTCGTTCGAGGGCCGCAGCGCCTTTCCCACGTGGCTCTATCGAATCGCGGTCAATCATCTGCTCAACGTGCGGAAATCGGAAATGGAAGAGTCGCGGATGACGTTTACGGACTTGGAGCGCTCGCTCGACGCGTGCGAAGACGCGGATTTGCCCGACGAGTCTTTGCTGCCGATCGGGCACGCGCTGCTCGTGGAGGAGGCGAAGCTCGGGTGCGTGACGGCGATGCTCATGTGTCTCGATCGGCGGCAACGGCTGGCGTTCGTTTTGGGCGAGATCTTTGGCGTCACGAGCGATGAGGGGGCGGCGGTAATGGAGGTGACGGCGGCGAATTTCCGGCAGTTGCTCGCGCGAGCGCGGCAGGACCTGTATCAGTTTATGCAGAACAAATGCGGTCTCGTGAACACGGCGAACCCATGTCGCTGCACGAAGAAAGCAGGCGCGTTCATGCGGAATGGGTGGCTCGATGCGAAGGAGCGTCGGTTCACCGCGCACCGTCTCGCGTCCGTGCGTGACGCGGCGCCGGGACGACTGGAGGAGTTGCAGGAATTACAGCGCGCTCACGCGGAGATCTATCGCGCCGCGCCGTTCACCGATGCACCGGAGCTACTGGAGCGGGTGCGCCGGGTATTGAGCGCTCAGGCGTGA
- a CDS encoding APC family permease — MASRSNPVPSPAPQQRLKRHVGVIGLLFTAVGSIIGSGWLFGALNAAEQAGPASILSWLIGGIMILFIGLAYAELGTMFPVSGGVVRFPHFAFGSFASYTTGWITWLAAASTAPIEVEAALQYGSNYVPWLQVLKDGVPVLTTPGYFVAAGMMFLFSLVNVIGIRWFARLNNALVWWKLAIICVVVGAFLLTDFKAAHFHTAAAGGFMPFGWHGVFSSIATAGIIFSYLGFRQGVELAGETDNPSRNVPIAILGSIGLCAVIYIGLQIAFIGALPTSALANGWAHIGTTFSGGISDKALAFGPLATLATTMGLTWLALLLYIDAFVSPADTGLIYTTVTARLSYAMGRNGNAPASLAKVNRHGVPWVSVILSFVVGLVFFLPFPGWQKLVGFVTSATVLSFGSGPLVLIALRKELPGQSRPFRLPGALIISYLAFLSSNLIVYWSGWETEWKLSLAVVLGLIVLFVHESLYGKRTPSLEFRAGFWVIPWLGGLALISWLGAYPGPAQHAGNLGWLGMDTAIPVIAVFSALVMWLAYVFRLPAERIKQHLAETWSETDSDGLAEA, encoded by the coding sequence ATGGCTTCACGCTCAAACCCAGTCCCTAGCCCCGCTCCCCAGCAACGGTTGAAGCGCCACGTGGGCGTCATCGGCCTGCTGTTCACCGCCGTCGGGTCCATCATCGGTTCCGGCTGGCTGTTTGGTGCGCTCAACGCCGCCGAGCAAGCCGGCCCCGCCTCGATCCTGTCGTGGCTGATCGGCGGCATTATGATTCTGTTCATCGGCCTCGCCTATGCCGAACTGGGCACGATGTTTCCCGTCTCGGGCGGCGTGGTGCGCTTCCCCCATTTTGCGTTCGGCTCTTTTGCCAGTTACACAACCGGCTGGATTACGTGGCTCGCCGCCGCGTCCACGGCCCCCATCGAAGTGGAAGCCGCCCTCCAATACGGCTCCAATTACGTTCCCTGGCTGCAAGTGTTGAAGGACGGCGTCCCGGTGCTCACCACGCCGGGCTATTTCGTCGCGGCGGGGATGATGTTTCTGTTCAGCCTCGTCAACGTGATCGGCATCCGCTGGTTCGCCCGGTTGAACAACGCCCTCGTGTGGTGGAAACTCGCCATCATCTGCGTGGTGGTCGGCGCCTTTCTCCTGACCGATTTCAAAGCCGCTCATTTTCATACCGCCGCCGCGGGTGGTTTCATGCCTTTCGGCTGGCACGGCGTGTTCTCGTCCATCGCCACGGCCGGCATCATTTTCTCCTATCTCGGCTTCCGCCAAGGCGTCGAGTTGGCCGGTGAAACCGACAACCCCAGTCGCAACGTCCCCATCGCCATCCTCGGTTCCATCGGTCTGTGCGCCGTCATTTATATTGGACTGCAGATCGCGTTCATCGGCGCGCTGCCCACGTCCGCATTGGCCAACGGCTGGGCGCACATTGGCACCACGTTCAGCGGCGGCATCAGCGACAAAGCCCTCGCCTTCGGCCCGCTCGCCACGCTCGCAACCACCATGGGCCTCACGTGGCTCGCCTTGCTGCTCTATATTGACGCCTTCGTCTCTCCAGCCGACACCGGGCTTATCTACACGACCGTCACGGCTCGCCTCTCCTACGCCATGGGGCGCAATGGCAATGCCCCCGCCAGCCTGGCCAAGGTCAACCGCCATGGCGTGCCTTGGGTCAGCGTGATTCTAAGTTTTGTCGTCGGCCTGGTTTTCTTCCTCCCCTTCCCTGGCTGGCAAAAGCTCGTGGGATTTGTGACGTCCGCGACCGTCTTGTCGTTCGGCTCCGGCCCGCTGGTGTTGATTGCTCTCCGCAAAGAATTGCCCGGCCAGTCGCGACCGTTCCGCCTGCCCGGCGCGCTGATTATTTCGTATCTGGCGTTTCTCTCGTCCAATCTGATCGTTTACTGGTCCGGTTGGGAGACGGAGTGGAAGCTGTCGCTGGCGGTGGTGCTGGGTTTGATCGTGCTCTTCGTGCATGAGTCGCTCTACGGCAAACGCACGCCGAGTTTGGAATTTCGCGCCGGCTTTTGGGTCATTCCGTGGCTGGGCGGCCTCGCACTGATCAGTTGGCTCGGTGCCTACCCCGGTCCTGCGCAGCACGCCGGCAACCTCGGCTGGCTCGGCATGGACACCGCCATCCCCGTCATCGCTGTATTTTCGGCGTTGGTCATGTGGCTGGCCTACGTTTTCCGTTTGCCCGCAGAGCGCATAAAACAACACCTTGCCGAAACGTGGTCCGAGACCGATTCCGACGGACTTGCCGAAGCGTAA